One stretch of Epinephelus lanceolatus isolate andai-2023 chromosome 15, ASM4190304v1, whole genome shotgun sequence DNA includes these proteins:
- the LOC144467034 gene encoding uncharacterized protein LOC144467034, whose product MSQHQETEEGVHPSENAPCATHDSQTKAPRSEQLLRPDCPVLRRVKESDYSASEIDPELESTPWRSRLRSRSPILDFREKSTRIFLSEGQNFVRVQSDGSQGRTTIVKETLPPQTKRDKTVEEMHDGGVMETLLKHLPAATPVGLFTTSCLLLLPLILVLRRYA is encoded by the exons ATGAGTCAGCATCAGGAGACAGAAGAGGGGGTCCATCCTTCTGAAAACGCTCCGTGTGCTACACATGACAGCCAGACCAAAGCTCCGAG GTCAGAGCAGCTGCTGAGACCAGACTGTCCAGTACTCAGGAGGGTCAAGGAGAGCGACTACTCAGCGTCAGA AATCGATCCAGAATTAGAATCAACACCCTGGAGGTCCCGCCTTAGGTCAAGAAGTCCCATCCTTGATTTCAGAGAAAAATCCACTCGCAT ATTCCTTTCAGAGGGTCAGAATTTCGTTCGTGTCCAGAGTGACGGGTCACAAGGTCGCACTACCATTGTTAAAGAAACACTCCCCCCTCAAACAAAGAG GGACAAGACGGTTGAGGAGATGCATGACGGAGGTGTGATGGAAACTCTGCTGAAGCACCTGCCAGCAGCTACTCCCGTTGGTCTGTTCACAACCTcatgtctgctgctgcttccactCATCCTGGTCCTGCGTCGCTATGCTTGA
- the LOC117267300 gene encoding uncharacterized protein LOC117267300 isoform X3, translated as MVKRSLDSIESSDFGVPFWINRYRSHVMPDDLIGPDIDPVGDHDDLRTTRSMNSFDSGVSLKSDQSKAGIILFEDSSPLRDRLRKFLFSGIISCLSVRRKDSQGCTADVKDTPPSPKEMMSMVSMNSFDSGVSLKSDQSKAGMILFQRRNLSQGGDEPGAVV; from the exons ATGGTGAAGAGAAGTTTGGACTCCATCGAGTCCAGTGATTTTGGTGTGCCCTTCTGGATTAACAGATACCGCTCCCATGTCAT GCCGGACGATCTTATTGGTCCAGACATCGACCCTGTGGGAGATCATGACGACCT GAGGACTACGAGAAGCATGAACTCCTTTGACTCTGGTGTGTCCCTCAAAAGTGATCAGTCAAAAGCTGGAATAATTTTATTTGAAGACAGCTCCCCTCTCAG AGATCGTCTGAGAAAGTTCCTGTTCTCTGGCATcatcagctgtttgtctgtcaggAGGAAAGATTCACAAGGCTGCACTGCAGATGTTAAAGACACACCCCCCTCTCCTAAAGAGAT GATGAGTATGGTAAGCATGAACTCCTTTGACTCTGGTGTGTCCCTCAAAAGTGATCAGTCAAAAGCTGGAATGATTTTATTTCAAAGAAGGAATCTCTCTCAG GGAGGAGATGAACCAGGAGCTGTCGTCTGA
- the LOC117267300 gene encoding uncharacterized protein LOC117267300 isoform X1: MGANWSESRVCLRKFLFSCISYVSVRRKDSQGCTADVKDTPPSPKEKPDDLIGPDIDPVGDHDDLRTTRSMNSFDSGVSLKSDQSKAGIILFEDSSPLRDRLRKFLFSGIISCLSVRRKDSQGCTADVKDTPPSPKEMMSMVSMNSFDSGVSLKSDQSKAGMILFQRRNLSQGGDEPGAVV, translated from the exons ATGGGGGCCAACTGGTCAGAGTCAAG AGTCTGTCTGAGAAAGTTCCTGTTCTCTTGCATCAGTTATGTGTCTGTCAGGAGGAAAGATTCACAAGGCTGCACTGCAGATGTTAAAGACACACCCCCCTCTCCTAAAGAGAA GCCGGACGATCTTATTGGTCCAGACATCGACCCTGTGGGAGATCATGACGACCT GAGGACTACGAGAAGCATGAACTCCTTTGACTCTGGTGTGTCCCTCAAAAGTGATCAGTCAAAAGCTGGAATAATTTTATTTGAAGACAGCTCCCCTCTCAG AGATCGTCTGAGAAAGTTCCTGTTCTCTGGCATcatcagctgtttgtctgtcaggAGGAAAGATTCACAAGGCTGCACTGCAGATGTTAAAGACACACCCCCCTCTCCTAAAGAGAT GATGAGTATGGTAAGCATGAACTCCTTTGACTCTGGTGTGTCCCTCAAAAGTGATCAGTCAAAAGCTGGAATGATTTTATTTCAAAGAAGGAATCTCTCTCAG GGAGGAGATGAACCAGGAGCTGTCGTCTGA
- the LOC117267300 gene encoding uncharacterized protein LOC117267300 isoform X2, producing the protein MGANWSESRVCLRKFLFSCISYVSVRRKDSQGCTADVKDTPPSPKEKRTTRSMNSFDSGVSLKSDQSKAGIILFEDSSPLRDRLRKFLFSGIISCLSVRRKDSQGCTADVKDTPPSPKEMMSMVSMNSFDSGVSLKSDQSKAGMILFQRRNLSQGGDEPGAVV; encoded by the exons ATGGGGGCCAACTGGTCAGAGTCAAG AGTCTGTCTGAGAAAGTTCCTGTTCTCTTGCATCAGTTATGTGTCTGTCAGGAGGAAAGATTCACAAGGCTGCACTGCAGATGTTAAAGACACACCCCCCTCTCCTAAAGAGAA GAGGACTACGAGAAGCATGAACTCCTTTGACTCTGGTGTGTCCCTCAAAAGTGATCAGTCAAAAGCTGGAATAATTTTATTTGAAGACAGCTCCCCTCTCAG AGATCGTCTGAGAAAGTTCCTGTTCTCTGGCATcatcagctgtttgtctgtcaggAGGAAAGATTCACAAGGCTGCACTGCAGATGTTAAAGACACACCCCCCTCTCCTAAAGAGAT GATGAGTATGGTAAGCATGAACTCCTTTGACTCTGGTGTGTCCCTCAAAAGTGATCAGTCAAAAGCTGGAATGATTTTATTTCAAAGAAGGAATCTCTCTCAG GGAGGAGATGAACCAGGAGCTGTCGTCTGA
- the LOC144467036 gene encoding uncharacterized protein LOC144467036 isoform X2, whose amino-acid sequence MGNDSSKRAEREAQREKERMAEEIAQLRREMMAEEIAQLRREMRAEREAQRDMEMMAEEIAQLRREMMAEEIAQLRREMRAEREAQRDMEMMAEEIAQLRREMRAKGSMESIDSGVSLKSDWSKAEVINFKDRVSPRWGDSGSDVVTLENLKKRWVDLIVVRRAQLYKERWWDFDSDMSAVEDFNKLLKNLRT is encoded by the exons GAGGGCTGAAAGAGAAGCACAGCGCGAAAAGGAAAG GATGGCTGAAGAAATAGCCCAGCTCCGTAGGGAAAT GATGGCTGAAGAAATAGCCCAGCTCCGTAGGGAAAT GAGGGCTGAAAGAGAAGCACAGCGCGATATGGAAAT GATGGCTGAAGAAATAGCCCAGCTCCGTAGGGAAAT GATGGCTGAAGAAATAGCCCAGCTCCGTAGGGAAAT GAGGGCTGAAAGAGAAGCACAGCGCGATATGGAAAT GATGGCTGAAGAAATAGCCCAGCTCCGTAGGGAAAT GAGGGCTAAAGGAAGCATGGAGTCCATCGACTCTGGTGTGTCCTTGAAGAGTGATTGGTCAAAAGCTGAAGTGATTAATTTCAAAGACAGAGTCTCTCCCAG ATGGGGGGACTCTGGCTCTGACGTGGTAACTCttgaaaatttgaaaaaacGTTGGGTCGACCT GATCGTTGTCAGAAGAGCACAGCTCTATAAGGAAAG ATGGTGGGACTTTGACTCTGACATGTCAGCTGTTGAAGATTTCAACAAACTTTTGAAGAACCT GAGGACATGA
- the LOC144467036 gene encoding uncharacterized protein LOC144467036 isoform X3, with protein MGNDSSKMAEEIAQLRREMMAEEIAQLRREMRAEREAQRDMEMMAEEIAQLRREMMAEEIAQLRREMRAEREAQRDMEMMAEEIAQLRREMRAKGSMESIDSGVSLKSDWSKAEVINFKDRVSPRWGDSGSDVVTLENLKKRWVDLIVVRRAQLYKERWWDFDSDMSAVEDFNKLLKNLRT; from the exons GATGGCTGAAGAAATAGCCCAGCTCCGTAGGGAAAT GATGGCTGAAGAAATAGCCCAGCTCCGTAGGGAAAT GAGGGCTGAAAGAGAAGCACAGCGCGATATGGAAAT GATGGCTGAAGAAATAGCCCAGCTCCGTAGGGAAAT GATGGCTGAAGAAATAGCCCAGCTCCGTAGGGAAAT GAGGGCTGAAAGAGAAGCACAGCGCGATATGGAAAT GATGGCTGAAGAAATAGCCCAGCTCCGTAGGGAAAT GAGGGCTAAAGGAAGCATGGAGTCCATCGACTCTGGTGTGTCCTTGAAGAGTGATTGGTCAAAAGCTGAAGTGATTAATTTCAAAGACAGAGTCTCTCCCAG ATGGGGGGACTCTGGCTCTGACGTGGTAACTCttgaaaatttgaaaaaacGTTGGGTCGACCT GATCGTTGTCAGAAGAGCACAGCTCTATAAGGAAAG ATGGTGGGACTTTGACTCTGACATGTCAGCTGTTGAAGATTTCAACAAACTTTTGAAGAACCT GAGGACATGA
- the LOC144467036 gene encoding uncharacterized protein LOC144467036 isoform X4: MGNDSSKRAEREAQREKERMAEEIAQLRREMRAEREAQRDMEMMAEEIAQLRREMMAEEIAQLRREMRAEREAQRDMEMMAEEIAQLRREMRAKGSMESIDSGVSLKSDWSKAEVINFKDRVSPRWGDSGSDVVTLENLKKRWVDLIVVRRAQLYKERWWDFDSDMSAVEDFNKLLKNLRT; encoded by the exons GAGGGCTGAAAGAGAAGCACAGCGCGAAAAGGAAAG GATGGCTGAAGAAATAGCCCAGCTCCGTAGGGAAAT GAGGGCTGAAAGAGAAGCACAGCGCGATATGGAAAT GATGGCTGAAGAAATAGCCCAGCTCCGTAGGGAAAT GATGGCTGAAGAAATAGCCCAGCTCCGTAGGGAAAT GAGGGCTGAAAGAGAAGCACAGCGCGATATGGAAAT GATGGCTGAAGAAATAGCCCAGCTCCGTAGGGAAAT GAGGGCTAAAGGAAGCATGGAGTCCATCGACTCTGGTGTGTCCTTGAAGAGTGATTGGTCAAAAGCTGAAGTGATTAATTTCAAAGACAGAGTCTCTCCCAG ATGGGGGGACTCTGGCTCTGACGTGGTAACTCttgaaaatttgaaaaaacGTTGGGTCGACCT GATCGTTGTCAGAAGAGCACAGCTCTATAAGGAAAG ATGGTGGGACTTTGACTCTGACATGTCAGCTGTTGAAGATTTCAACAAACTTTTGAAGAACCT GAGGACATGA